From Gemmatimonadales bacterium, a single genomic window includes:
- a CDS encoding dihydroorotate dehydrogenase-like protein translates to MTDLSTTYLGLRLANPLVVSPSPLCQDIGRIRQMEDAGAAAVVLHSLFEEQITIESVLLDRHLSDGADSFAEALSYFPDLHEYNLGPDAYLEHVRKAKAAVEVPIIASLNGISTGGWIRYAQSIEQAGADALELNIYYVATDPARTAAEVEQQYVDLVEDIRMSVRIPLAVKVGHHFTAFANLAHRLKAAGANGLVLFNRFYQPDLDIDELDVVPTLTLSSSYELLLRLTWVAILYGKLDVDFAVTGGVHTAKDVLKAMMAGAKVAMLTSALLKHGIEHLRVVRRDVVEWMEAHEYESVAQMRGSMSQLAVANPGAYERGNYLRVLSSYPLR, encoded by the coding sequence ATGACCGACCTCTCAACGACGTACCTCGGGCTCCGACTCGCGAACCCGCTCGTCGTTTCGCCGTCGCCGCTGTGCCAGGACATCGGCCGCATCCGGCAGATGGAGGACGCGGGCGCCGCGGCCGTCGTGCTTCATTCGCTCTTCGAGGAGCAGATCACCATCGAGAGCGTGCTCCTCGACCGCCATCTATCGGACGGGGCCGACAGCTTCGCCGAGGCGCTGAGCTACTTCCCGGATCTGCACGAGTACAACCTCGGGCCCGACGCGTACCTGGAGCACGTCCGGAAGGCCAAGGCGGCGGTGGAGGTCCCCATCATCGCCAGCCTGAACGGCATCTCGACCGGCGGGTGGATCCGGTACGCGCAGTCGATCGAGCAGGCGGGCGCCGACGCGCTCGAGCTCAACATCTACTACGTCGCCACCGACCCGGCCAGGACGGCCGCCGAGGTCGAGCAGCAGTACGTGGACCTCGTGGAAGACATCCGGATGAGCGTGCGCATCCCGCTCGCCGTGAAGGTGGGCCATCACTTCACGGCGTTCGCGAACCTGGCCCACCGGCTCAAGGCCGCGGGCGCGAACGGGCTCGTCCTGTTCAACCGGTTCTACCAGCCCGACCTCGACATCGACGAGCTCGACGTGGTGCCGACGCTCACGCTCAGCAGCTCTTACGAGCTGCTGCTGCGCCTCACCTGGGTGGCGATCCTCTACGGCAAGCTCGACGTGGACTTCGCGGTCACCGGCGGGGTTCACACGGCGAAGGACGTGTTGAAGGCGATGATGGCCGGCGCCAAGGTGGCGATGCTGACCTCGGCGCTGCTCAAGCATGGCATCGAGCACCTCCGCGTCGTGAGGCGGGACGTCGTGGAGTGGATGGAGGCACACGAGTATGAGAGCGTCGCGCAGATGCGCGGCAGCATGAGCCAGCTCGCTGTGGCCAACCCGGGCGCCTACGAGCGCGGGAACTATCTCAGGGTGCTGAGTTCGTACCCGTTGCGGTGA
- the nifJ gene encoding pyruvate:ferredoxin (flavodoxin) oxidoreductase, with protein MTRPMVTIDGNEAAALVAFQLSEVIAIYPITPSSPMGEWADEWAAKRQPNLWGAVPTVIEMQSEGGAAGVLHGALQCGALATTFTASQGLLLMIPNMYKIAGELTPAVIHVAARSLAAQALSIFGDHSDVMAARQTGFAMLASSSVQEAHDLALVAHAATLEARVPFLHFFDGFRTSHEVNKIERLAPDDLRAMVPDDLVHSHRARALSPDRPFVRGTAQNPDVYFQGREASNPYYLACPAIVERAMDRLAERVGRRYRLFDYAGAPDAERVIVLMGSGAGAAAETADALTAGGEKVGVLTVRLYRPFDSERFVAALPPSVRAIAVLDRTKEPGSMGEPLYLDVVAAVSEIFWAGRAPFPAMPRVVGGRYGLASKEFTPAMVKAVFDQLRAPAPRNHFTIGINDDVTHTSLDWDPGFTTEDPRTVRALFFGLGADGTVGANKNSIKIIGEGTDLWAQGYFVYDSKKSGSVTVSHLRFGPRPIRSTYLVSRATFVACHQFGFLERLDVLGAAELGATFLLNAPYGPDEVWDHLPRPVQEQVIAKRLRLFAIDAVKVAEQAGLGRRINSVMQTCFFALSGVLPREAAIAAIKDAIKKTYGRRGEQVVQMNFEAVDNALAALHEVRVPDRATSRLARREVVPPAAPGFVQRVTSEIIVGRGDLLPVSALPADGTYPSGTARWERRNIALEIPVWDESICIQCGKCVLVCPHAVIRAKVYDPSLLEGAPAAFKSAPARWREFRDRRYTLQVAPEDCTGCALCVEACPVKNKSAVKLKAINMGPQEPLRDAERANWDFFLSLPDPGRGALSLKDVKDVQLLCPLFEFSGACAGCGETPYLKLLSQLFGDRSVVANATGCSSIYGGNLPTTPWTVNAEGRGPAWSNSLFEDNAEFGLGMRLALDQARDSARRLLASLKDVVGADLAEVLSGADQASEEGIAAQRGRIAELKSRLAGIAGPDAASLRALADSLADKMVWIVGGDGWAYDIGYGGLDHVLASGRNVNILVLDTEVYSNTGGQASKATPRGAVAKFAAGGRLSAKKDLALMAMSYDNVYVAQVAMGGDDAQTVRAFVEAAAHHGPSIIIAYSHCIAHGYDLVHGLDQQKAAVKSGYWPLFRYDPSRRAKGENPLQLDAKPPSLPLAQFTNNETRYRMLVHADPVAARDLAELAQRDVDERWKRYEHLAATMNGAKAEEGAP; from the coding sequence ATGACTCGTCCCATGGTCACGATCGACGGCAACGAAGCCGCCGCGCTGGTCGCCTTCCAGTTGAGCGAGGTCATTGCGATCTACCCGATCACCCCCAGCTCGCCGATGGGTGAATGGGCCGACGAGTGGGCGGCGAAGCGCCAGCCGAATCTGTGGGGCGCGGTGCCGACCGTGATCGAGATGCAGAGCGAGGGAGGCGCCGCCGGGGTGCTGCACGGCGCTCTTCAGTGCGGGGCGCTGGCGACCACCTTCACGGCGTCGCAAGGCCTTCTCCTCATGATCCCCAACATGTACAAGATCGCCGGCGAGCTGACGCCCGCGGTGATCCACGTGGCCGCCCGCTCGCTGGCCGCGCAGGCACTCTCGATCTTCGGCGATCACAGCGACGTGATGGCCGCCCGCCAGACGGGCTTCGCGATGCTGGCGTCGAGCTCGGTTCAGGAGGCGCACGACCTGGCACTGGTCGCGCACGCCGCCACGCTCGAGGCGCGGGTCCCGTTCCTCCACTTCTTCGACGGCTTCAGGACCTCCCACGAGGTGAACAAGATCGAGAGGCTCGCGCCCGACGATCTGAGGGCCATGGTGCCGGACGATCTGGTCCACTCGCACCGTGCCCGCGCTCTCTCGCCCGACCGCCCGTTCGTCCGCGGGACGGCCCAGAACCCCGACGTCTACTTCCAGGGTCGCGAGGCGTCCAACCCGTACTATCTCGCGTGCCCGGCGATCGTGGAGCGGGCGATGGATCGCCTGGCCGAACGGGTCGGGCGGAGGTACCGGCTGTTCGACTACGCCGGCGCGCCGGACGCCGAGCGCGTGATCGTTCTGATGGGCTCGGGTGCCGGGGCGGCCGCCGAAACCGCGGACGCGCTGACGGCCGGCGGCGAGAAGGTCGGGGTGCTGACCGTCCGCCTGTACCGGCCGTTCGACTCGGAGCGATTCGTCGCCGCTCTGCCGCCCTCGGTGCGCGCGATCGCGGTGCTGGATCGGACCAAGGAGCCGGGAAGCATGGGTGAGCCGCTCTATCTCGACGTGGTCGCCGCTGTGAGCGAGATCTTTTGGGCGGGGAGGGCGCCGTTCCCGGCGATGCCCAGGGTGGTGGGCGGGCGGTACGGTCTGGCTTCGAAGGAGTTCACTCCGGCCATGGTGAAGGCCGTTTTCGACCAGCTGCGCGCGCCGGCGCCCCGCAACCACTTCACGATCGGCATCAACGACGACGTCACGCACACCAGCCTGGATTGGGACCCCGGCTTCACGACCGAGGACCCGCGGACGGTGCGCGCGCTGTTCTTCGGTCTGGGCGCCGACGGGACCGTCGGAGCGAACAAGAACTCGATCAAGATCATCGGCGAGGGCACCGACCTGTGGGCGCAGGGCTACTTCGTCTACGACTCCAAGAAATCCGGCTCGGTCACGGTCTCGCACCTGCGCTTCGGTCCCCGCCCGATCCGGTCCACGTACCTGGTGAGCCGGGCCACGTTCGTGGCCTGCCACCAGTTCGGTTTCCTGGAGCGGCTCGACGTGCTCGGCGCGGCGGAGCTGGGTGCGACGTTCCTGCTGAACGCGCCCTACGGCCCGGACGAGGTCTGGGATCATCTGCCCCGCCCGGTGCAGGAGCAGGTCATTGCCAAGCGGTTGCGCTTGTTCGCCATCGACGCGGTCAAGGTGGCGGAACAGGCGGGGCTCGGGCGCCGGATAAACTCGGTGATGCAGACTTGTTTCTTTGCGCTGAGCGGTGTGCTGCCGCGCGAGGCCGCGATCGCGGCGATCAAGGACGCGATCAAGAAGACCTATGGGCGACGGGGCGAGCAGGTGGTGCAGATGAACTTCGAGGCGGTGGACAACGCGTTGGCCGCCCTGCACGAAGTGCGCGTTCCGGACCGGGCGACGAGCCGACTCGCCCGGCGGGAGGTGGTTCCTCCCGCCGCGCCGGGTTTCGTGCAGCGGGTGACGTCCGAGATCATCGTTGGCAGGGGCGACCTCCTGCCGGTGAGCGCGTTGCCGGCCGACGGCACCTATCCGAGCGGGACCGCGAGGTGGGAGCGGCGCAACATCGCCCTCGAGATCCCGGTGTGGGACGAGTCGATCTGTATCCAGTGCGGCAAGTGCGTGCTGGTGTGCCCGCACGCGGTGATCCGCGCCAAGGTCTACGACCCCTCGCTTCTGGAGGGCGCGCCGGCGGCATTCAAGTCCGCGCCAGCCCGGTGGCGCGAGTTCCGGGACCGGCGCTACACGCTGCAGGTCGCGCCCGAGGACTGCACCGGCTGCGCGCTGTGCGTGGAAGCGTGCCCCGTCAAGAACAAGAGCGCGGTGAAGCTCAAGGCGATCAACATGGGGCCGCAGGAGCCGCTCCGGGACGCCGAGCGGGCCAACTGGGACTTCTTCCTGTCGCTCCCCGATCCCGGCCGCGGGGCGCTCAGCCTGAAGGACGTGAAGGACGTGCAGCTGCTGTGCCCGCTGTTCGAGTTCTCGGGTGCGTGCGCCGGCTGCGGCGAGACGCCGTACCTCAAGCTGCTTTCCCAGCTCTTCGGCGACCGCTCCGTGGTGGCGAACGCGACCGGCTGCTCCTCCATTTACGGGGGCAACCTCCCCACCACGCCGTGGACGGTGAACGCCGAGGGCCGGGGACCGGCGTGGTCGAACTCGCTGTTCGAGGACAACGCGGAGTTCGGCCTCGGCATGCGGCTGGCGCTGGACCAGGCGAGGGACAGCGCGCGCAGGTTGCTCGCCAGTCTCAAGGACGTCGTCGGCGCCGATCTGGCTGAGGTCCTGTCTGGCGCGGACCAGGCCTCGGAGGAAGGGATCGCGGCGCAACGCGGGCGGATCGCGGAGCTCAAGTCCAGGCTCGCCGGCATCGCGGGGCCCGATGCCGCGAGCCTCCGTGCGCTCGCCGACTCGCTGGCGGACAAGATGGTGTGGATCGTGGGCGGCGACGGCTGGGCCTACGACATCGGGTACGGCGGGCTCGACCACGTGCTGGCATCGGGCCGGAACGTGAACATCCTGGTACTCGACACCGAGGTGTACTCGAACACCGGCGGCCAGGCTTCGAAGGCCACGCCGCGCGGCGCGGTCGCCAAGTTCGCGGCCGGCGGGCGTCTCTCGGCCAAGAAGGACCTGGCGTTGATGGCCATGTCGTACGACAACGTCTACGTCGCGCAGGTCGCGATGGGCGGCGACGACGCTCAGACGGTCCGCGCTTTTGTCGAAGCGGCGGCGCACCACGGGCCGTCGATCATCATCGCCTACAGCCACTGTATCGCCCACGGTTATGATCTGGTCCACGGGCTCGACCAGCAGAAGGCGGCCGTGAAGTCGGGCTACTGGCCGTTGTTCCGGTACGACCCGTCGCGGCGCGCGAAGGGCGAGAATCCGCTGCAGCTCGATGCCAAGCCGCCGAGCCTGCCGCTGGCGCAATTCACCAACAACGAGACCCGTTACCGCATGCTGGTGCACGCCGACCCGGTCGCCGCCCGGGACCTGGCCGAGCTGGCCCAGCGGGACGTGGATGAGAGGTGGAAGCGCTACGAACACCTGGCGGCGACGATGAACGGCGCCAAAGCCGAGGAGGGTGCGCCATGA